The region aaacaaaatgaaaaatttaaaataaaatacaaaaacaagacaaaactaaacaatatttaaattcctgTCAATGCCAAGAAAACCAAGCGTAAGCCGAAAACAGCACAAGTTTACCTTATCACCTTTATACATGTGCagcatcatcaaaatcaaaacagcAGAGCACTTTCTGTATATTATAATCATTTTTATACCCTGAAGTGAAGAATTAATGATAAATAATGGTATCTATGATACAGCTATAATCAACATTATGCAAGCAGAAACAAATTTATCATTAGGGATGTAGCTGTAGAAATATTGAATACCTtattctgcaaaattcacattttgcacattttgcttccatttgggtctcaactgcttctaaaaacatcacaaaaagctttttttttaaaaaaaaaaaaaacaacccctgacccagctgttttttggcaataaattaatgttttttggtgtctggaaaatgagccgctTCAAAAAACTTCCAAATGTGGGACAAATTTGTATCATTCAGATCAGTACATGGACCACAAATGGCCCTTGAGCCTCAGTGTGGACAACACCTGACTTAACTTAAGGTTTCTTGGTGTTGAAACCTCTGGGAGGCtctctgctgccatctgctgaTCAGTTTCCCAAAGTTTTATACCCATTTTTGGCCGATTGAATAGTTTGATGACAATGGTTCCACAAACTAGAACGGCGTATTAGAGCCattgtaaacagaaaaaaaggaagagtacatttttgcccaaaaaaacaacaaaaaaaaccccaagtattattctgagtttgaaaagtagatttttttctagacaaAACTCTTTGCAGTCCACATAACTAAACTGAGAGTaataagtaaaaaagaaaagcatgacAGGCACACAGGTGTCTTTTGTAAGGTGAATGTGTAATCAGACAAGCAGCCAGCCGAACCTTGGGGAAGCATTCACAGctaaagaaaacaagatttacaggggaaaaaaaacacgagCCAGGAAAGGAATGAATCATTCAGCAGAAGTTGTAAAGTCCATTCAGTGTCGGTTCTGGAGTGTTTCAtcagtgtttgtattttgactatttccttcagcttcttgttttgttttatataatttggCTAAAAACTGAGACAACTTCAACACCaattaaaaaacaggaaaaaattaaTACTTAATTCATTTGAGTGATGGGGAAATTTCTGGAACTGAAATTAACTAAAACAGCAGAGAtggcagatttttaaaacaagaaaaaaatatcttgttataagtgaagaAAATATGTCAATTGTTAataattaggaaaaaaacacattattcaGCATttataattgaaaataatttttattgtatCTCCTCATTGTGATTTTGgttatataaaaatacaagatcttaaaatgtttaaaatacaaattaaaaacggagtaaaagcacaaaacaacaaatcagttagaatttaaacaaatacttcAGTTTTATCCTAAAAGGTATAccagagttcagaaaaaaaacatccaaagttgaaatgattcatttcatttattagcATCACAGATTTTACTTCTTGTAAATGTGTTCCTGTTTAAACAGACTTAGACTTGCtttaggatctttttttttttaaataaataattttcacagAATTTAACATTGTATTTGTACTAACAGTAAATGCTTTACAGTACCTCCATAAATTTTTTAATGGATCACAATCACATTACAACCTGATTACTAGTTTAAATATAcactataaaaataatttacaagtaatgaaGAGATGCAAAACCAAAGTACGGAGGTACAAAAGTgccacaattaaataaaaagttgtgtttaaATCATTGCTTTGtgtcaatatttgttttaaagttataataAATTCTTACATAGGGTATTAAATGTACAATTACATAAATATATCAATAAATGCATTCATTATATTAATAAtaggttttatttcattttaagatcAGCTGCTGTTGCTTAAAGTGATCaagtcaaaataattttgtcttcaCTGGACTTCCTGTCAAGGTTAACCAATCACATGCTGGGATTTAGAAAGAGCAACTGTTTGAGCTATTCCGTGTTATCTTTTAAAACCTGAAATAGATGTCTAAActgatttatgtaaaataataatagaaagaGATGGACAAGGTGtttattaaaattagatttgaCAAGTCAACTAAAAGTTTataaactaaatttatttttctttacatttggcACCTCTGGGACTGAATTCAGTGAAAGCTTGAAACAGTATGATTAAATTGAGCATAGACAAGAGAAAATTTACCATAAGAAAAACCAAACACTAATTCTATGACAAACTCCACAcataaaatccaacatttaGCATAACTAAAGTGAATCAGGGTGCATCAGATAAATCATATAAAAAACCAATTATTTGCCTGTTTTTCCTTgtactttttgctgttttctgcatttttccttctacaacatttattttactgaagCGGCGTTCAATTGGCTGATTTTAACGTTAGTGGGTTCAGAATTTCCAAAATGTGTGATGCTGAAGTAGGGTAAAAGTTTCTCAGTGAAGGTGATCTATAGGAGAAGATCAGAGTCATGTCTTTAGGGTCGTAGAAGGACTCTGATCTTCTAAAAATCTTTCTTATGTGAGACAACCTCACCTTCGCTGTTGGCGTACTTCCCACTGCCAGGCAACAGACTCCACACACTATATTTGGGTGAAGAACCATAGTAGTCCTTCCTGTCAACAGACTCTTTAACCAAACCGACGATCCACTCAGGATGATCTCCCACCTCCACATCCCAGATGTGTTTCCCTGAGCGGAAGCCTTCAGAACCAAAAACAGTCGGGTAGTTAGTGTTTCTCTCTGGATTTTCAGGAAGCTGCAGGTAAAAGTCTTCACATCTCACTCTGGTCGGATCGTCAGACAGATGCAGTTTGGGGTTCCAGCTTGTTTATCAAggatttaaaatggaaagttGGTCTGACTGCAAATAATAACATGAAAAGGCAAAGTACTTCAGAGAACTGAAAAATACAAGTTTAGACTTCAACCAAAATTCTAATCTGACAAATTTTGACGTCACACATTTTGGTATCAGCAGCTTTTCCAACATTAAAGTACGGGAAGAGTTTCTCAGTGAAAGTGACTCTGTGAGTGTAGATGAGAGTCGAGTCTTCAGAGTCGTAAAAGGAAACGTCCCCCCTGTCATAGTCCAGATGGATTCTGATCCTTTGGAGACTCTTATTCACTCTGAGAATCTTACCACCATTACTGtattttccttcaaaataagataaacACCAGATTCCATATGTAACAGCATCCTTGAACTCTCCCTTCCTGTCAACAGACTCTTTAACCAATCCAACAGTCCAGTGAGGATAATCTGTCACCTCCACATCCCAGCTGTGTTTCCCTGACTTGAAACCCTCAGAACCAAAAACATTGCAGTGCTTGGTGTTTCTCTCTGGATtatcaggaagctgctgctctgtgtCTCCACGTCTCACACTGGTCAGATCCTCAGACAGATGGATCCATCCATTAGCAGTGTTTGGGTCCAGAATGACGGGACTGAAGTGGACCTCGTCCTTCATCTTCTCCCAGACTCTGAAGGACAGGTTGCCCAGGTGTTTGGCCACATCTATCAGAGCTCCTGAGACCAGCTGTGGATCTggcagtgacctctgacctctgactcTGCTCTGAGTGGCTTCATAACTGCTGAGGAACGACACGTTGTCTTTCTGCAGCTCTTCTTCAACAGCAGAGATGCTGTCTGACAGAGAGGAGATCTGCTCCTCAATCCTCTTCATCTCTCTCATGTTAGTCttcctcttctgctcctcttcctcccccagAGCTGCCAGTCTggactcctcttcctctctcaggaACTGGTGGAGCTTGTTGAACTCTGCTCTGATCTGTCTCTCTGTGGACAACACCTGCTTCTTGGAGTGTTGAATCACATCATCGTATGTTTTCTCcacttgtttgtgtttgttcctCTTGTCCTGCAGAGACTTTAAGTCAGATTTCAGCTGCTCCTTCAGCTCACTGACTGCTTGTTCTATAGGAACCACTTTGTGACTCTGGTGGAGAGAAAACtcacagacaggacacacagcTCTCTGCTCGTCTTCACAGAACCAGTAAGGAACCTCGGAGTGTTTCCCACACACCAcctccttctctttcttcttctttttatccaTCTCAGTTGAAGCTTCCTTCTGTTTCTCCGCAAACGAATCAGTGAGTTCTTTGAGGGAGAAATCAATGGACGGATCCTCCTTTGACAATTGTTTACAGATGGGACAGTTCTTGTTTCCAGTTTGTTCCCAGAATTTCTTCAGGCAGCTTGAACAGAAGCTATGGTTGCAGCTTAGAGACACAGGATCTCCGAAAGTCTCTGAACACACATGGCAACTCAGGaaactttcaaaaataacttgttCTGCCATTTGGTATTGAATTATTACAACAGCACAACTCACCAAAAGTTTCAgcagcttctttttaaaaagtcttccaAATATTTGTCGATTTTTCGGCAGAGATCTCACACCCTATAATGGCGACTCAACATAGTTCAATAACGTCTGACATTGTAAATTGTACTTTAACCTGTCAGTGATGTAAGTCAAACTGTCTGCTCTGGGAGTTTGTCTCCAGCAGGTGGAGACAATAATCCAAAACATACCAGCAAGTCCAGCTCTGAATggctgaagaaaaactaaatgaacactacaaaaacacagaatcttaccaagtagttttgtctagtttctagtactttattagagaaaactaatttacaagtaacttttcagtaagatataagagcttgtttaaagACAATCATTCCttaataatgattttaaaagtacttatttcattggaaaattatttcactgataagACATTTTCCTGAGgtataagtgaaattatctgccaatggaactggtACAGCTTCACTATAATTAAGgaatttttaacttaaaacaagctcacttttcttgctgaaaaattatttatgagTTAATTTTTTCTCagttcaagtgtactaagacaaATTATTACACTTGTCTTAGTACAAGTGTACTAGActttttagtctagtttttacactaaaacttttgtgtttttgcagtgaagactttggagtggcctaatcaaagtcctGAAACCGGATTCTGAACTGAATCCTGTTGAGATGCTGTGGCATGACTTTAAAAAGGATGGAAACCCCTGTAGTGTGTATAAATTACAACAATGGACCCAAATTCCTTCACAGCTGGAAAAGACTCTTAGTTATTGACTATGAACATTTTGTTGCCGTTGTTGCTCCTAGAGTGACccaaccagttattaggtttaaGGGGAAATCACTTTTTCACTCAAGACCATGTGGGTTTGGCTGGTTTTTTTACGCCTTAAtgataaacattattttgtgtttacttaTGTTATTTTTGACTAATTTTTGAGTTGATTTGATGTTCTGAAGCACTGCAGTGtgaaaattatgcaaaaacacagaaactcagGAAGGAGGCAAACACTTGTTTCTAATGAATATAAGTTTGTTTGGTTTATGTGCCACTTCTCATAATCACTGTAGAAAACCTGGATGTTCTAGAAACCTTGTAGAATAGTGTTTGGTCTACTTGTGGGGGCTGGGATGGTTCAATTTTATTACTGATATATTTTCAGGGACCATGAAGTTCCCAAAGAAtcaagtgaaatattttttctccagaaaataGTCATACCAATATAGAAATTTtctacaattaaaaaagaaacacggaagtcaaaacatttataaaataatcttttttatataaaaaaaattaaactattgTCATATGATCCGAAAACAACTGGGCAATGAAATTTATACTTCACCCTTCaacactatttaaaaaaagtcacattcattaaaactacaaaaagtttaaatcacATTGAGTTTAAACGTCAGATAGCCTGGgtataaaaactgttttttaatctttagTCCTGTCTTTCACACTTCCGTGATGTGAGAACAACAAGCACTGTGGATGAGTTTGGTTTCTGATGTCTCCTGCTCTCTTTGTGACCCAGTTATTATGAATATCCTGCAGTGAAGGAAGAGAAGCTCCACAGATAAGTTGTACAGTTTTAATGTCACACTGGAGAGCTTTCTTATCCTGAATAATATTGTTCCCAAACCACTGTGACAGTGTTTGCCAGGATGCTCTCCACTGTAGAAAGGTGGAAGTTTGTGAGGAGTTTGGATGACAGCCTGAATTTCTTCAGATGGTTCCTTAAGAGGAAAAGTCTCTGTTGAGCCTTCCTGGTGTTAAAGCATGTTTTGTGGCACAAGACGAGATCCTCACTAATCCAAGGTTTTTACTCTCTCCACTTAGTTCCCCACAGCGCTGGTCCTTTCTCTTTCTTATCAGCTTTatattcttttcttctttagtGAGAGCGGAACAGGAACAGGGAACAGGAAGGCAACAGAACCACTGGTTGACCACTGGTCCCTGACCATCAGTGATTATTAGCCTGGC is a window of Xiphophorus hellerii strain 12219 chromosome 12, Xiphophorus_hellerii-4.1, whole genome shotgun sequence DNA encoding:
- the LOC116730421 gene encoding nuclear factor 7, brain-like isoform X1, giving the protein MAERALFDRFLSCHICSETFRDPVSLSCNHSFCSSCLQEFWEQTGNKNCPICKRSSKENPSINFSLKELADSFTEKLKGASTERGKEKKKEKEVVCGKHSEVPYWFCEDEQRAVCPVCEFSLHQSHKVVPIEQAVSELKEQLKSDLKSLQDKRNKHKQVEKTYDDVIQHSKKQVLSTERQIRAEFNKLHQFLREEEESRLAALGEEEEQKRKTNMREMKRIEEQISSLSDSISAVEEELQKDNVSFLSSYEATQSRVRGQRSLPDPQLVSGALIDVAKHLGNLSFRVWEKMKDEVHFSPVILDPNTANGWIHLSEDLTSVRRGDTEQQLPDNPERNTKHCNVFGSEGFKSGKHSWDVEVTDYPHWTVGLVKESVDRKGEFKDAVTYGIWCLSYFEGKYSNGGKILRVNKSLQRIRIHLDYDRGDVSFYDSEDSTLIYTHRVTFTEKLFPYFNVGKAADTKMCDVKICQIRILVEV
- the LOC116730421 gene encoding nuclear factor 7, brain-like isoform X2 codes for the protein MAEQVIFESFLSCHVCSETFGDPVSLSCNHSFCSSCLKKFWEQTGNKNCPICKQLSKEDPSIDFSLKELTDSFAEKQKEASTEMDKKKKKEKEVVCGKHSEVPYWFCEDEQRAVCPVCEFSLHQSHKVVPIEQAVSELKEQLKSDLKSLQDKRNKHKQVEKTYDDVIQHSKKQVLSTERQIRAEFNKLHQFLREEEESRLAALGEEEEQKRKTNMREMKRIEEQISSLSDSISAVEEELQKDNVSFLSSYEATQSRVRGQRSLPDPQLVSGALIDVAKHLGNLSFRVWEKMKDEVHFSPVILDPNTANGWIHLSEDLTSVRRGDTEQQLPDNPERNTKHCNVFGSEGFKSGKHSWDVEVTDYPHWTVGLVKESVDRKGEFKDAVTYGIWCLSYFEGKYSNGGKILRVNKSLQRIRIHLDYDRGDVSFYDSEDSTLIYTHRVTFTEKLFPYFNVGKAADTKMCDVKICQIRILVEV